In Plasmodium chabaudi chabaudi strain AS genome assembly, chromosome: 9, the following proteins share a genomic window:
- a CDS encoding kelch domain-containing protein, putative, translating into MTTNKFLTTKTENSYISKFTHNAIIFGENLLNTISNGFINNYEPLYNNQDNHIENISFCSEVLPFYCKSEIIHNENIFNSRFGHSCILHKNNVYIYGGNQYASNCNQNLIRFSIDTHIFKVLEEHNKPKLRYYATLDLIYSSEDKEECLFLFGGKAGKYITNTTFMYNINNKTWNKIDTKYSPPPVFGHVSFKYKNIIFIHGGNMGNLQINSDIWNYFDQEKRWVKIISKDEYYNQKVCKPSARFFHSCALCVSNQGNDINLYIFGGLNNKNKCVDDIFWSYSLNNGKWREIKNSFGKIPAQRFGHSSILLNSRWFLLFGGYNYSWHSRLDLLDICAYDINLNVWSTLNVYGLPLVSHHFYGHITQVDDSGYFFIFGGLRDNKPSCKVYKYTPLIITPDFKNLINKIDEINKKVNYLENNPICSINKTYVKEINEMQNYLKGISFTIARYIQLIDDLNDKIKISNKLSQNSYSYLSEKFENNIKYYDYLDRRIHELEKLSSYSLSDHDENVVKELW; encoded by the exons ATGACaactaataaatttttaaccACAAAAACTGAAAATTCGTATATTTCGAAATTTACACACAATGCCATAATATTCGGagaaaatttattgaaTACAATTTCTAATGgttttataaacaattatGAACCGTTATATAACAATCAAGATAAtcatatagaaaatatatcctTTTGTTCTGAAGTTTTACCTTTTTATTGTAAATCTGAAATAATTCATAAcgaaaacatttttaattctcgATTTGGGCATTCATGtatattacataaaaataatgtttaCATATATGGGGGCAATCAGTATGCTAGCAATTGTAACCAAAATTTAATTCGATTCAGCATTG ACactcatatttttaaagtatTAGAAGAACATAATAAACCTAAATTAAGATATTATGCCACATTagatttaatatattcatctGAAGACAAAGAGGAATGTTTATTTCTCTTTGGGGGGAAAGcaggaaaatatattacaaacactacatttatgtataatataaataataaaacatggAATAAAATAGATACCAAATATTCTCCTCCCCCTGTTTTTGGTCATGTGTCATTCAAATATAAGaacatcatatttatacatgGGG ggAATATGGGAAATctacaaataaatagtgATATTTGGAATTATTTCGATCAAGAGAAAAGATGggtaaaaattataagtaaagatgaatattataatcaAAAAGTTTGTAAACCAAGTGCTCGATTTTTTCATTCATGTGCTCTTTGTGTATCCAATCAAGggaatgatataaatttatatatttttggggggttaaataataaaaataaatgtgtggatgatatattttggtCTTATTCCCTTAATAATGGAAAATGGCGTgagataaaaaattcatttggAAAAATTCCTGCACAAAGATTTGg tcaTAGCTCGATTTTGTTAAACTCTAGATGGTTTTTGCTTTTTGGGGGATACAACTATTCTTGGCATTCCAGATTGGATCTATTGg aTATATGTGCGTATGATATAAACTTAAATGTATGGTCAACTTTAAATGTGTATGGGTTGCCTTTAGTTTCCCATCACTTTTATGGGCATATAACACAAGTTGATGATAgtggatatttttttatttttggagGGTTACGAGATAATAAGCCATCATGcaaagtatataaatatacaccCCTAATAATCACTCCAGATTtcaa aaACCTTATCAACAAAATTGACGAAATAAACAAGAAAGTTAActatttagaaaataatcCAATTTGCTCAATAAACAAAACATATgtgaaagaaataaatgaaatgcaaaattatttaaaagggATAAGTTTTACAATTGCAAGATATATACAACTTATAGACGacttaaatgataaaataaaaatttccaACAAGCTATCCCAAAATAGTTATTCTTATTTGTCagaaaaatttgaaaataatattaaatattatgattatttGGACAGAAGAATTCAcgaattagaaaaattatcatcCTACTCTTTATCAGATCatgatgaaaatgttgTTAAAGAGCTGTGGTga